Proteins co-encoded in one Methanobrevibacter gottschalkii DSM 11977 genomic window:
- a CDS encoding 6-pyruvoyl trahydropterin synthase family protein — MKILVNGIQSNLRFSSAHVIPGHESCGFIHGHSYFVDVEIEGERTGKFEFVVDFKDVKGFTKEFCNELDHRLLIPVFNELIEFKDFDKKTDSIDGLKENKTIQFKIDGKGYSIPSVDCVLLPLPYTSAEELSKYFAEGLAEKLSESYDNLKYVAVCVNEGIGQGAEYRKEL; from the coding sequence ATGAAAATTTTAGTTAATGGAATTCAATCAAATTTAAGGTTCTCATCTGCTCATGTAATTCCTGGCCATGAATCTTGCGGATTTATTCATGGTCATTCTTACTTTGTAGATGTTGAAATTGAAGGTGAAAGAACAGGAAAATTCGAATTTGTTGTTGATTTTAAAGATGTAAAAGGATTTACAAAAGAATTTTGCAATGAACTTGATCACAGATTATTGATTCCTGTTTTCAATGAATTAATTGAATTCAAAGATTTTGATAAAAAAACTGATTCAATTGATGGATTAAAGGAAAATAAAACAATTCAATTTAAAATTGACGGTAAAGGATATTCAATTCCTTCTGTGGATTGTGTATTGTTGCCTCTTCCGTATACTTCTGCTGAAGAATTGTCAAAATATTTTGCTGAAGGTTTGGCAGAAAAATTATCTGAGTCTTATGATAACTTAAAATATGTTGCAGTTTGTGTTAATGAAGGTATTGGTCAAGGTGCAGAATATAGGAAAGAGTTATAA
- a CDS encoding CBS domain-containing protein — protein MKDKTSINRKSNTGAVEHVTKVHDREGDIMALATKEVISIPPTKSIKDTAKVMMEHEFRRLPITDPGSGKLLGIVTVMDILDFFGGGKKFNIIEKKYEDNFLAAINEPVKEIMTRDLITLSTKVSIGDTLKTMLDNQLGAIPLVDADGKLAGIVTERDIALSLAGMAGKETVHEYMSPKVFTTTPGTPLESACKIMVRNGLRRIPIVGGEADISKANKKLLGILTSTDVIRFLNAKELFDNLNSNLASDVLKITVSEIMVKDPITVEQTMTIGELCQLFAEKNIGGVPIIKDDEIVGIITERDVLNSVRRA, from the coding sequence ATGAAAGATAAAACATCCATTAATAGAAAATCAAATACTGGTGCAGTTGAACATGTGACTAAAGTTCACGATAGGGAAGGGGACATAATGGCTCTTGCAACTAAAGAAGTTATTTCTATTCCTCCAACTAAATCTATTAAAGATACTGCTAAAGTAATGATGGAACATGAATTTAGAAGATTACCAATTACCGATCCTGGTTCTGGTAAATTGTTAGGTATTGTAACAGTAATGGATATATTAGATTTCTTTGGTGGAGGAAAAAAATTCAACATTATTGAGAAAAAATATGAAGATAACTTTTTAGCAGCAATTAATGAACCTGTTAAAGAAATTATGACTCGTGATTTAATTACATTATCTACAAAAGTTTCAATTGGTGATACTCTCAAAACAATGCTGGACAATCAATTAGGGGCTATTCCTCTTGTTGATGCGGATGGAAAACTTGCAGGAATTGTAACTGAAAGAGATATTGCATTATCTTTAGCAGGCATGGCAGGTAAAGAAACTGTGCATGAATATATGAGTCCTAAAGTATTCACCACTACCCCTGGAACACCATTAGAAAGTGCATGTAAAATAATGGTTAGGAATGGATTAAGAAGAATTCCAATTGTTGGTGGAGAAGCAGACATTTCTAAAGCAAATAAAAAATTATTAGGTATTTTAACATCAACTGATGTTATTAGGTTCTTAAATGCAAAAGAGTTGTTCGATAATTTAAATTCAAATTTAGCTTCTGATGTTTTAAAAATTACTGTATCAGAAATTATGGTTAAAGACCCAATTACAGTAGAACAAACAATGACTATTGGTGAATTATGCCAATTATTCGCTGAAAAAAATATAGGTGGCGTACCAATTATTAAAGATGATGAAATAGTTGGTATTATTACTGAAAGAGATGTTTTAAACTCAGTTAGAAGAGCATAA
- a CDS encoding DNA polymerase subunit beta has product MEQVRTRDFIYTSDDLYFASTNYIHPEDRVISFLRYIPDPEGDREKDGKKYRKVGSAEAYEYLRENHPDYLYFCDVTNVEMMGVPLDKVKRIIKPEKRLLGLKDTFDNGGEVKNPELIAKLMDVADFFHFMANIPYDHLGISGSILPGLQKSDVSDLDFVVYGLDNHRRAISAFKKHRGKEVYIKEVDKHITVEGITNDYWDFVYNKRMSDESLTKEEFRWYENRKANRGTINGTLFDILATRDYDEIEGTWGDTVYEPQGIAQIECDIVSSLGAFDNPSSYTIENLKILEGVEAPIKEIVSFTHTYAGEVIDGEHIIAKGKVEKVTIQGKEDYYRIVVGTTRESIDEYLKLKESPA; this is encoded by the coding sequence ATGGAACAAGTAAGAACAAGAGACTTTATTTACACAAGTGACGATTTATATTTTGCATCAACAAATTATATACATCCAGAAGACAGAGTGATTTCATTTTTAAGATACATTCCAGATCCAGAAGGAGATAGGGAAAAAGATGGTAAAAAATACAGAAAAGTGGGATCTGCAGAAGCTTATGAATACTTAAGAGAAAATCATCCTGATTATTTATATTTCTGTGATGTTACAAATGTTGAAATGATGGGAGTTCCATTAGATAAAGTTAAAAGAATAATAAAACCTGAAAAAAGACTTTTAGGTCTTAAAGATACTTTTGACAATGGAGGGGAAGTTAAAAATCCAGAACTTATTGCAAAATTAATGGATGTTGCTGACTTTTTCCATTTCATGGCAAATATTCCTTATGATCACTTAGGAATCTCAGGTTCCATTTTACCGGGACTTCAAAAAAGTGATGTTTCTGATTTGGATTTTGTCGTATATGGTCTTGACAACCATAGAAGGGCAATTTCTGCTTTTAAAAAACATAGAGGAAAAGAAGTATATATCAAAGAAGTTGACAAACACATCACGGTTGAAGGCATTACAAATGATTATTGGGATTTTGTATACAATAAAAGAATGAGTGATGAAAGTTTAACTAAAGAAGAATTCAGATGGTATGAAAATAGAAAAGCAAATAGGGGAACAATAAATGGAACTTTATTTGATATTCTAGCTACTAGAGACTATGATGAAATTGAAGGAACTTGGGGAGACACTGTTTATGAACCTCAAGGCATTGCTCAAATTGAATGTGATATCGTAAGTTCTCTTGGTGCATTCGATAACCCTTCATCTTACACTATTGAAAATTTAAAAATATTGGAGGGTGTTGAAGCACCTATCAAAGAAATTGTTTCATTTACACACACTTATGCAGGTGAAGTAATTGATGGAGAACATATAATAGCAAAAGGAAAAGTAGAAAAGGTAACTATCCAAGGAAAAGAAGATTATTACAGAATAGTTGTTGGAACCACACGTGAATCAATTGATGAATATTTAAAGCTTAAAGAAAGTCCTGCTTAA
- a CDS encoding DUF366 family protein gives MSIIHKHIDEIFEYDGSQINPSWAFQEFGVYGSSIITWIGPVNITPDNLKDFADVGLEIKSNYMVNFICEFFDQQPPNMRIAYLRQRLIVMIFREILTEYGIKTKREGDDIFVDDGKLSISIASISLSSAKIHFALNLEDKGTPDDVETIGLFDIKDENGTQIFNKDNLSDLINETASRFIDELQTIENDISKTKVLG, from the coding sequence ATGTCTATTATTCATAAACATATTGATGAAATATTTGAATATGATGGAAGCCAAATCAATCCATCTTGGGCTTTTCAGGAATTTGGAGTTTATGGTTCTTCGATTATAACTTGGATTGGTCCGGTTAATATCACTCCCGATAACTTAAAAGATTTTGCTGATGTTGGACTTGAGATAAAATCTAACTATATGGTTAATTTTATTTGTGAATTCTTTGATCAACAACCTCCAAATATGAGGATTGCTTATTTAAGACAAAGACTTATTGTAATGATTTTTAGAGAAATCCTTACTGAGTATGGAATTAAAACTAAAAGGGAAGGTGATGATATTTTTGTGGATGATGGGAAATTATCTATTTCAATAGCTAGTATTTCATTAAGCTCTGCAAAAATACACTTTGCACTTAACTTGGAAGATAAGGGAACTCCGGATGATGTTGAAACAATTGGGTTATTTGATATTAAAGATGAAAATGGAACTCAAATATTTAATAAAGATAATTTGTCAGATTTAATCAATGAAACTGCATCCAGATTCATTGATGAGTTACAAACAATTGAAAATGATATAAGTAAAACAAAGGTGTTAGGATGA
- a CDS encoding 7-carboxy-7-deazaguanine synthase QueE, which produces MKAPVIEIFSSFQGEGLLIGERQIFVRFAGCNLNCKYCDTEDSKSEKSGKLMTVDEVCREINKILTPDCNTISFTGGEPSLYPEFISEVSKNFNLNIMLETNGTLPDNINKIEQLDVVSLDIKLPEHFNGNFNEDILLNEIKSVNLLREKSISVYCKVVILPSTKIESFKEVIEKLSKNISNKSNLKIIIQPSSPLKDWKDINFRLFEYSEVVGQYFDVSTIPQIHKILDIE; this is translated from the coding sequence ATGAAAGCTCCAGTTATTGAAATCTTTTCAAGTTTTCAAGGCGAAGGTCTTTTAATTGGTGAAAGGCAAATTTTTGTCAGATTCGCTGGATGTAATCTTAATTGTAAGTACTGTGATACTGAAGATAGCAAATCTGAAAAATCAGGAAAATTAATGACGGTTGATGAAGTCTGCAGAGAAATTAATAAAATTTTAACTCCTGATTGTAACACTATTTCATTCACAGGTGGTGAACCGAGTTTATATCCTGAGTTTATTTCAGAGGTTAGCAAAAATTTTAATTTAAATATAATGCTTGAAACTAATGGTACATTACCAGATAATATTAATAAAATTGAACAATTAGATGTTGTTTCTTTAGATATTAAGTTGCCTGAACATTTTAATGGCAATTTTAATGAGGATATTTTATTAAATGAGATTAAATCAGTAAATTTATTAAGGGAGAAGTCCATAAGTGTATATTGTAAAGTGGTCATATTGCCTTCAACAAAAATAGAATCATTTAAAGAGGTAATTGAAAAATTATCAAAAAATATTTCAAACAAAAGTAACCTTAAAATAATTATCCAGCCTTCTAGTCCTTTGAAAGATTGGAAAGATATTAATTTTAGATTATTTGAATATTCTGAAGTTGTTGGACAATATTTTGATGTTTCCACCATTCCTCAAATCCATAAAATTTTGGATATTGAATGA
- a CDS encoding CBS domain-containing protein produces the protein MQIKNLMSENLITIDKDQNLSDALKLLRKHNISRLPVTNNKELVGIVSERDIANKLGSSKSEGMPASRFHISSVMVKDVITVLETMQLGDVAELMLENGIGSVPVVSGEGMIGIVSKADFVTLAVGIAFDKITVKEIMTGDVVAVSPTDRLIHARRLMIDAHIGRVPVIEEDELKGIITSKDLMRAFIDFRKNVPEKHQKSQIKEVLVEDIMSSNPSSVSKKMSISDVSKIMIETGFNGLPVVEDGKVIGIITQTDILRLIAKLES, from the coding sequence ATGCAAATTAAGAATTTGATGTCTGAAAATTTAATCACAATAGACAAAGATCAAAATCTTTCTGATGCATTAAAATTATTACGCAAACACAATATCTCTCGTTTGCCTGTAACAAATAATAAAGAACTTGTTGGTATTGTTTCTGAAAGGGATATCGCTAACAAGCTTGGATCTTCAAAATCTGAAGGCATGCCTGCATCAAGGTTTCATATTTCATCTGTAATGGTTAAAGATGTAATCACAGTTTTAGAAACCATGCAATTAGGTGATGTAGCGGAATTAATGTTGGAGAATGGTATTGGATCAGTCCCTGTCGTATCTGGTGAGGGTATGATAGGAATTGTTTCTAAAGCAGATTTTGTAACTCTTGCTGTTGGAATTGCATTTGATAAGATAACTGTAAAAGAAATAATGACTGGTGATGTAGTTGCAGTTTCCCCAACTGATAGGCTAATTCATGCAAGAAGATTAATGATTGATGCCCATATTGGAAGGGTGCCTGTTATTGAAGAAGATGAACTTAAAGGAATAATCACATCTAAAGATTTGATGAGGGCATTCATTGACTTTAGAAAAAATGTTCCTGAAAAACATCAAAAATCTCAAATTAAAGAAGTTCTTGTTGAAGATATCATGTCTTCAAATCCATCTTCTGTATCTAAAAAAATGTCAATCAGTGATGTTTCTAAAATCATGATTGAAACAGGATTCAATGGTTTGCCTGTTGTTGAAGACGGTAAGGTCATTGGTATTATAACACAAACAGATATATTAAGATTAATTGCAAAATTAGAATCTTAA